The proteins below come from a single Streptomyces sp. M92 genomic window:
- a CDS encoding RDD family protein: protein MDNRQAIGSWLSGPRAAIEESGADLGYRGEQLGLPEEGPGSIARPGRRIGALAVDWALCLLIAYGLITDGYGQATSNWALLIFFVLSVLTVGTIGFTPGKRLFGLRVVELSTGRPSPLRALLRSVLLCVAVPALIWDRDGRGLHDRVARTVEVRV, encoded by the coding sequence GTGGACAACAGGCAAGCAATCGGATCGTGGCTTTCCGGGCCGCGTGCCGCCATCGAGGAGTCCGGCGCGGACCTCGGGTACCGGGGCGAACAGCTCGGTCTGCCCGAGGAGGGGCCGGGCTCGATCGCCCGCCCCGGTCGGCGGATCGGCGCCCTGGCCGTCGACTGGGCCCTGTGCCTCCTGATCGCATACGGCCTGATCACGGACGGCTACGGCCAGGCGACCAGCAACTGGGCCCTGCTGATCTTCTTCGTGCTGAGCGTGCTGACCGTCGGCACGATCGGCTTCACCCCGGGCAAGCGCCTGTTCGGCCTGCGCGTGGTCGAGCTGAGCACGGGCCGCCCGAGCCCGCTGCGCGCCCTGCTGCGCTCGGTCCTGCTGTGCGTCGCCGTTCCGGCCCTGATCTGGGACCGCGACGGCCGCGGTCTGCACGACCGGGTGGCGCGCACCGTGGAAGTACGAGTCTGA
- a CDS encoding DUF4191 domain-containing protein: protein MARKEPAADAANPGRLKQIALTYKMTRKADKKIGLVLAGVGIVVFGVLLAIGFLVGHPIYLGILGVLLAFLATAIVFGRRAERAAFGQMEGQPGAAAAVLDNVGRGWTTTPAVAMNRNQDVVHRAVGKAGIVLVAEGNPNRVKSLLAAEKKKMNRIVSDVPVHDLIVGTGEGQVELKKLRTTMLKLPRVLSGPQVTVTNDRLRALGDLMSNMPLPKGPMPKGMRMPKGGNPRQR, encoded by the coding sequence ATGGCGAGGAAGGAACCTGCAGCGGACGCTGCGAACCCCGGGCGACTGAAGCAGATCGCTCTGACCTACAAGATGACCCGCAAGGCCGACAAGAAGATCGGTCTTGTACTCGCGGGTGTCGGCATCGTCGTCTTCGGTGTCCTCCTCGCGATCGGTTTCCTGGTCGGTCACCCCATCTATCTCGGCATCCTGGGCGTGCTGCTCGCCTTCCTCGCGACGGCGATCGTCTTCGGGCGCCGGGCCGAGCGGGCGGCCTTCGGCCAGATGGAGGGCCAGCCCGGCGCGGCCGCGGCCGTACTGGACAACGTCGGCCGGGGCTGGACGACGACGCCCGCGGTGGCGATGAACCGCAACCAGGACGTGGTGCACCGCGCGGTCGGCAAGGCCGGCATCGTGCTGGTCGCGGAGGGCAACCCGAACCGGGTGAAGTCCCTGCTCGCCGCCGAGAAGAAGAAGATGAACCGCATCGTCTCCGACGTGCCCGTGCACGACCTGATCGTGGGCACCGGCGAGGGCCAGGTCGAGCTGAAGAAGCTGCGCACCACCATGCTCAAGCTCCCCCGCGTGCTGTCCGGCCCGCAGGTCACGGTGACCAACGACCGGCTGCGCGCCCTGGGCGACCTCATGAGCAACATGCCGCTCCCCAAGGGCCCGATGCCGAAGGGCATGCGCATGCCCAAGGGCGGCAACCCCAGACAGCGCTGA
- the glnA gene encoding type I glutamate--ammonia ligase produces the protein MFQNADDAKKYIADEDVKFVDVRFCDLPGVMQHFTLPAAAFDPDDEQAFDGSSIRGFQAIHESDMSLRPDLSTARIDPFRRDKTLNINFFIHDPITGEQYSRDPRNVAKKAEAYLASTGIADTAFFGPEAEFYVFDSVRFSTSANESFYHIDSEAGAWNTGALEDNRGYKVRYKGGYFPVPPVDHFADLRAEISLELERSGLQVERQHHEVGTAGQAEINYKFNTLLAAADDLQLFKYIVKNVAWKNGKTATFMPKPIFGDNGSGMHVHQSLWSNGEPLFYDEQGYAGLSDTARYYIGGILKHAPSLLAFTNPTVNSYHRLVPGFEAPINLVYSQRNRSAAMRIPITGSNPKAKRVEFRAPDASGNPYLAFSALLLAGLDGIKNKIEPAEPIDKDLYELAPEEHAGVAQVPTSLGAVLDRLESDHEFLLQGDVFTPDLIETWIDFKRANEIAPLQLRPHPHEFEMYFDV, from the coding sequence ATGTTCCAGAACGCCGACGACGCCAAGAAGTACATCGCGGACGAGGACGTCAAGTTCGTCGACGTCCGGTTCTGCGACCTGCCGGGCGTCATGCAGCACTTCACGTTGCCCGCCGCGGCGTTCGACCCCGACGACGAGCAGGCCTTCGACGGCTCCTCGATCCGCGGCTTCCAGGCCATCCACGAGTCGGACATGTCCCTGCGCCCCGACCTGTCGACCGCGCGCATCGACCCGTTCCGCCGGGACAAGACCCTCAACATCAACTTCTTCATCCACGACCCGATCACGGGCGAGCAGTACTCCCGCGACCCGCGGAACGTGGCGAAGAAGGCCGAGGCCTACCTCGCCTCCACCGGCATCGCCGACACGGCGTTCTTCGGCCCGGAGGCGGAGTTCTACGTCTTCGACTCCGTCCGCTTCTCCACCAGCGCGAACGAGTCCTTCTACCACATCGACTCCGAGGCCGGCGCCTGGAACACCGGTGCGCTGGAGGACAACCGCGGCTACAAGGTCCGCTACAAGGGCGGCTACTTCCCGGTCCCGCCGGTCGACCACTTCGCCGACCTGCGTGCCGAGATCTCCCTGGAGCTGGAGCGGTCCGGCCTGCAGGTCGAGCGCCAGCACCACGAGGTGGGCACCGCCGGCCAGGCCGAGATCAACTACAAGTTCAACACGCTGCTCGCCGCGGCCGACGACCTCCAGCTCTTCAAGTACATCGTGAAGAACGTGGCCTGGAAGAACGGCAAGACCGCGACCTTCATGCCGAAGCCGATCTTCGGCGACAACGGCTCGGGCATGCACGTCCACCAGTCGCTGTGGTCGAACGGCGAGCCGCTCTTCTACGACGAGCAGGGCTACGCCGGCCTGTCCGACACCGCGCGCTACTACATCGGCGGCATCCTCAAGCACGCCCCGTCGCTGCTGGCCTTCACCAACCCGACGGTGAACTCCTACCACCGCCTGGTCCCGGGCTTCGAGGCGCCGATCAACCTGGTGTACTCGCAGCGCAACCGTTCCGCCGCGATGCGCATCCCGATCACGGGGTCGAACCCGAAGGCCAAGCGAGTCGAGTTCCGCGCGCCGGACGCCTCCGGCAACCCGTACCTGGCCTTCTCGGCCCTGCTCCTGGCGGGCCTGGACGGCATCAAGAACAAGATCGAGCCGGCCGAGCCGATCGACAAGGACCTCTACGAGCTCGCTCCCGAGGAGCACGCGGGCGTGGCCCAGGTCCCGACCTCCCTCGGCGCCGTCCTCGACCGCCTGGAGAGCGACCACGAGTTCCTCCTCCAGGGCGACGTGTTCACGCCGGACCTGATCGAGACGTGGATCGACTTCAAGCGCGCGAACGAGATCGCCCCGCTGCAGCTGCGCCCGCACCCGCACGAGTTCGAGATGTACTTCGACGTGTGA
- a CDS encoding winged helix-turn-helix transcriptional regulator, which translates to MTEGVQHRRAETGARYDVFHTDCLARDMVDHVTSRWGVWVLISLRHTDLRFFELRESIQGISEKMLAQTLRALVGDGLVWRKVEPTTPPQVTYGLTEFGRDVGEPLTELFDRITRRLSAPDSP; encoded by the coding sequence ATGACTGAAGGCGTGCAGCACAGGCGGGCCGAGACCGGGGCACGGTATGACGTGTTTCACACCGACTGCCTGGCGCGGGACATGGTCGACCACGTGACCAGCCGGTGGGGCGTCTGGGTTCTGATCTCCCTGCGCCACACCGACCTCCGGTTCTTCGAGCTGCGCGAGAGCATCCAGGGCATCAGCGAGAAGATGCTGGCCCAGACCCTGCGCGCACTGGTCGGGGACGGCCTGGTCTGGCGGAAGGTCGAACCGACGACGCCGCCGCAGGTCACGTACGGGCTGACCGAGTTCGGCCGGGACGTCGGCGAGCCGCTGACGGAGCTGTTCGACCGGATCACCCGGCGGCTGTCGGCGCCCGACAGCCCCTAG
- the lipB gene encoding lipoyl(octanoyl) transferase LipB codes for MSELRFVRMGFGADRVEYQEAWDEQRRVHAARFADEVPDTVLLLEHPPVYTAGRRTEDSERPLDGTPVIDVDRGGKITWHGPGQLVGYPIQKLPRPVDVVAHVRRLEDALIRTCAEFGVETSRVEGRSGVWVLGDPVERRPARSGGAARSASAEGDGGRRAGLSLDFDPRLTDEEFDPRLNGPDYAPSNAGQRREDRKIAAIGIRVAKGVTMHGFALNVNPDNKWFDKIIPCGIRDAGVASLANELGRDVTIEEVLPVAERHLRDVLENADLKPRVIEKAPAA; via the coding sequence GTGAGTGAGCTGCGGTTCGTCCGAATGGGGTTCGGTGCCGATCGCGTCGAGTACCAGGAGGCGTGGGACGAGCAGCGCCGGGTGCACGCCGCGCGATTCGCCGACGAGGTCCCCGACACCGTGCTGCTCCTCGAACACCCGCCGGTCTACACCGCCGGCCGGCGCACCGAGGACAGCGAGCGTCCGCTGGACGGCACGCCGGTGATCGACGTGGACCGCGGCGGCAAGATCACCTGGCACGGGCCGGGCCAGCTGGTGGGCTACCCGATCCAGAAGCTCCCGCGCCCGGTGGACGTGGTGGCGCACGTGCGGCGGCTGGAGGATGCCCTGATCCGCACCTGCGCGGAGTTCGGCGTGGAGACCAGCCGAGTGGAGGGCCGCAGCGGGGTGTGGGTCCTCGGCGACCCGGTCGAGCGGCGCCCCGCGCGATCTGGAGGGGCAGCGCGCAGCGCTTCGGCCGAGGGTGATGGCGGGCGACGGGCGGGACTCTCCCTGGACTTCGACCCGCGCCTGACGGACGAGGAGTTCGACCCCCGTCTGAACGGCCCCGACTACGCCCCCTCCAACGCCGGCCAGCGGCGCGAGGACCGCAAGATCGCCGCGATCGGCATCCGGGTGGCGAAGGGCGTCACCATGCACGGCTTCGCCCTGAACGTGAACCCGGACAACAAGTGGTTCGACAAGATCATCCCGTGCGGCATCCGCGACGCGGGCGTCGCCTCGCTGGCGAACGAGCTGGGCCGGGACGTGACCATCGAGGAGGTCCTGCCGGTCGCGGAGCGCCACCTGCGGGACGTACTGGAGAACGCGGATCTGAAGCCGAGGGTGATCGAGAAGGCCCCTGCAGCCTGA
- a CDS encoding SCO2195 family GlnR-regulated protein, producing MQAAPVRATVVRATAIPSFTTALRAVESLLMSGGQRTARRNAWTSVLEDRRRAKDRIETERVLRQSVAGRP from the coding sequence ATGCAGGCCGCGCCCGTTCGCGCCACCGTCGTCCGCGCCACCGCCATCCCGTCGTTCACCACCGCCCTGCGGGCCGTCGAGTCGCTGTTGATGAGCGGCGGTCAGCGCACCGCCCGGCGCAACGCGTGGACCTCCGTGCTGGAGGACCGCCGCCGCGCCAAGGACCGGATCGAGACGGAGCGCGTGCTGCGGCAGTCCGTCGCCGGCCGCCCCTGA
- a CDS encoding SCO2583/SCO2584 N-terminal domain-containing protein yields the protein MSERDDEEREFDIKWADGAEHKEPSARARMLAARWKENPPGPVPFRADPDHVGSGRRSSWVSTALVLGCVAAVIVLLGYINFRAPY from the coding sequence ATGTCCGAGCGGGACGACGAGGAACGCGAGTTCGACATCAAGTGGGCGGACGGCGCCGAGCACAAGGAGCCCTCCGCGCGTGCCCGGATGCTCGCCGCGCGCTGGAAGGAGAACCCTCCCGGCCCGGTCCCCTTCCGCGCCGACCCCGATCACGTGGGATCCGGACGCCGGTCGTCGTGGGTGTCCACCGCCCTGGTCCTCGGCTGCGTCGCCGCGGTGATCGTGCTGCTCGGCTACATCAACTTCCGGGCGCCCTACTAG
- a CDS encoding arsenate reductase family protein, with product MEIWINPACSKCRSAISLLDAEGADYTVRRYLEDVPSEDEIREVLTRLGLEPWDITRTQEAAAKDLGLKDWPRDEASRDRWVTALAEHPKLIQRPIITADDGTAVVGRTDEAVRDALSR from the coding sequence ATGGAGATCTGGATCAACCCGGCCTGTTCGAAGTGCCGCAGCGCGATCAGCCTGCTCGACGCGGAGGGCGCCGACTACACCGTCCGCCGCTACCTGGAGGACGTCCCGAGCGAGGACGAGATCCGGGAGGTGCTCACCCGGCTCGGCCTCGAACCCTGGGACATCACCCGCACCCAGGAGGCCGCCGCGAAGGACCTGGGCCTGAAGGACTGGCCCCGTGACGAGGCGTCACGCGACCGGTGGGTCACGGCACTCGCCGAGCACCCGAAGCTGATCCAGCGTCCGATCATCACGGCGGACGACGGCACGGCCGTCGTGGGCCGCACGGACGAGGCGGTCCGGGACGCCCTGTCCCGGTAG
- a CDS encoding SDR family oxidoreductase gives MIVVTGATGNIGRPLTRALAEAGEQVTAVSRHPAAVPDGVRHQVADLAEPAGLRPALAGAKSLFLLLSGDLHAVGAHPADIVAEAAGSGVRRIVLLSTLGVVTRPFGATRIAMRELEDTVRESGLEWAVLRPGGFASNALWWAESVRARRVVAAPFGDTGVPVIDPADIAAVAAACLLEDRYTGGEYELTGPEVITPRGQTEALAAALGEPVAFHELTRDEARTAMARSMPAELADDTLDIVGNPSPAELRVSPDVERVLGRAPRPFADWAARNVAAFR, from the coding sequence ATGATCGTGGTGACCGGGGCGACCGGGAACATCGGCCGGCCGCTGACGCGGGCGCTGGCGGAGGCGGGCGAGCAGGTGACGGCGGTGTCCCGGCACCCGGCGGCGGTGCCGGACGGCGTCCGCCACCAGGTGGCCGACCTCGCCGAGCCGGCCGGCCTGCGGCCCGCGCTGGCCGGGGCGAAGTCGCTGTTCCTGCTGCTCTCCGGCGATCTGCACGCCGTCGGTGCCCACCCCGCCGACATCGTCGCCGAAGCCGCGGGCAGCGGGGTCCGCCGCATCGTCCTGCTCTCCACGCTCGGCGTGGTGACCAGGCCCTTCGGGGCGACGCGGATCGCGATGCGCGAGCTGGAGGACACGGTGCGGGAGTCCGGCCTGGAGTGGGCCGTGCTGCGACCGGGCGGTTTCGCCTCCAACGCCCTGTGGTGGGCCGAGTCCGTCCGCGCGCGGCGGGTCGTCGCGGCGCCCTTCGGCGACACCGGGGTGCCGGTGATCGACCCGGCCGACATCGCGGCGGTGGCGGCGGCCTGCCTGCTGGAGGACCGGTACACCGGCGGCGAATACGAGCTGACCGGCCCGGAGGTGATCACTCCGCGCGGGCAGACGGAGGCCCTCGCGGCAGCGCTGGGCGAACCCGTGGCGTTCCACGAGCTGACCCGCGACGAGGCCAGGACCGCCATGGCCCGGAGCATGCCGGCGGAACTCGCCGACGACACCCTGGACATCGTCGGGAACCCGAGCCCGGCCGAACTGCGCGTCAGCCCGGACGTCGAGCGCGTCCTCGGCCGCGCCCCGCGCCCCTTCGCCGACTGGGCCGCCCGCAACGTCGCCGCGTTCCGCTGA
- the lipA gene encoding lipoyl synthase produces the protein MSAVAPDGRKMLRLEVRNSQTPIERKPEWIKTRAKMGPEYTKMQNLVKSEGLHTVCQEAGCPNIYECWEDREATFLIGGDQCTRRCDFCQIDTGKPEALDRDEPRRVGESVVTMDLNYATITGVARDDLPDGGAWLYAETVRQIHQQTADREAGRTKVELLAPDFNAVPELLREVFDSRPEVFAHNVETVPRIFKRIRPGFRYERSLKVITDARDYGLVTKSNLILGMGETREEISEALKELHEAGCELITITQYLRPSVRHHPVERWVKPQEFVELKEEAEQIGFSGVMSGPLVRSSYRAGRLYQMAMEQRRTAAV, from the coding sequence GTGTCCGCAGTCGCACCCGACGGACGCAAGATGCTGCGCCTGGAGGTCCGCAACAGCCAGACCCCCATCGAGCGCAAGCCCGAGTGGATCAAGACCCGGGCGAAAATGGGCCCCGAGTACACCAAGATGCAGAACCTCGTGAAGAGCGAGGGCCTGCACACGGTCTGCCAGGAAGCGGGCTGTCCCAACATCTACGAGTGCTGGGAGGACCGCGAGGCGACCTTCCTCATCGGCGGCGACCAGTGCACCCGGCGCTGTGACTTCTGCCAGATCGACACCGGCAAGCCCGAGGCGCTCGACCGCGACGAGCCCCGCCGCGTCGGCGAGTCCGTGGTCACCATGGACCTGAACTACGCCACCATCACCGGCGTCGCCCGCGACGACCTCCCGGACGGCGGCGCCTGGCTGTACGCGGAGACGGTGCGCCAGATCCACCAGCAGACGGCGGACCGCGAGGCCGGCCGGACCAAGGTGGAGCTGCTCGCCCCCGACTTCAACGCGGTGCCGGAGCTGCTGCGGGAGGTCTTCGACTCCCGCCCCGAGGTCTTCGCGCACAACGTCGAGACGGTCCCGCGCATCTTCAAGCGCATCCGCCCCGGCTTCCGCTACGAGCGCTCACTGAAGGTCATCACGGACGCCCGCGACTACGGCCTGGTCACCAAGTCCAACCTGATCCTCGGCATGGGCGAGACCCGCGAGGAGATCAGCGAGGCGCTGAAGGAACTGCACGAGGCCGGCTGCGAGCTGATCACCATCACGCAGTACCTGCGCCCGTCGGTGCGCCACCACCCCGTGGAGCGCTGGGTCAAGCCGCAGGAGTTCGTGGAGCTGAAGGAGGAGGCCGAGCAGATCGGCTTCTCCGGCGTGATGTCGGGCCCGCTGGTGCGGTCCTCGTACCGCGCCGGGCGGCTCTACCAGATGGCCATGGAGCAGCGCCGGACCGCCGCTGTCTGA